CTTTTTAATTTCTCGGTCTAACAAAAGCTGTTCCTTTTTAGTGTAATGAGAAAACGCGCCTTCTTTTCTTTGGCGAATTAAATCTTTTAGCCTTACTATATTCTTTTTTATTTCGGAAAAATTGGTTAAAGTCCCGCCAATCCACCTGTTTGACATACAAAACGCCCCGCTTTTTCCCGCCGCATCTTTAATTATATCCTGCGCTTGTCTTTTGGTACCCACAAAAAGAATTGGTTTGCCCTCTTTTGCGGTTTGATACAAAAACTCGCACGCTTCTTGCAGTTTTTGCTCGGTAATAAAAAGGTCCATTATGTGAATATTGCTTTTTTTGCCAAAAATATAAAGCGCCATTGAAGGATGCCATCTACGCACCTGATGCCCAAAATGAACTCCCGCTTCCAGCATTTCCTCGGGAGTAGGAATAGAAAGCTTGGGTTTTTTAACCACAGTGGATTTTTTTGCGCTGGATTTTATCTCCAACTTTTCACTTTTTACTTTAATTTTTTTCTCCATACTCTTTAATCAAAGCTAACTAAGGAGTCTCCTTCTTCAAAGGAAACTCCTTTGTAACTTACCAAAAAAACAAGTCAATTGCAAGCCCCGTTTTTTGCTCTTGCATTCTATGTTAAGTTACTATACAATTATGTACATTATGTTAACACAAGAGCAGTCGCAAAGGTTTGCGATTGAAGAACAAACTTCAACCGATAACATTCTAAAGGAACATTACCAAATATATATTTTAGACATCTTGTTTAGCGCGCCTTTTAGTAGTTCTTTAGCATTTAAGGGCGGCACGGCGTTAAAACTTGTATATAACTCCTTCAGATTTTCCGAAGATTTGGACTTTTCAATTATCAACACCATAGACTTTGCAAAATTCAAAAAAACTATACAAAAAATCCCAAATATAATACCCGAAAGTAAAATAAACGAAGTTTATGAAAAAAAATACACACTTTTTGCCAAACTTACTTTTAATATAGACTTTAAACCAATCCCGATTGGCGTTAAGGTGGAAATCAACAAAGGCAAAAAAGAGTTTGAATATACGCCTTCGCTTATAAGAAGTAGGTTTAACAATTTGGAAGTAATTGGAAACACTTATACCTTAAAACAGATATTGAAAGATAAGAAACTTACTCTTAAAGAACGAAGAGAGCCGAGAGATCTTTTTGATACTTGGTACATAAGCCAAAAGTTAGGTGTTGCCTACAATGTTTCAAAGGAAATAAAGTACACAAGAAAAGAGCTTATGGATAAACTAAACCCATACTTGCCAAAAAAGCAAAGAAATGTCCTAAATCTATTTGAAAAATGAAAAAAGAGGAACTGATAAAAAAAATTAAAGAGATTAATAAAAAGGCATTTACAGCAAATGACCTAAAAAGTCTTTTCCCCAATGATTCTAGATTAATAAATACCTATATAAAAAGATTCAAGGACGCCAATGTTATTACCCCCATCACAAGAGGGTTGTATATGATAACAAATGATACTATTGATATAGAAAAGTTAGCTACAAGCTCCTACTATCCCAGCTATATAAGCTTTGAAAGCGCGCTATCAAAATATGGCATAATTAACCAAGGATTATACAAAATAACGCTTGCAACAACTAGACATTCAAAAAAAGTAACATTGCTGGGAACCGAATGCGAATATTCAAAAATAAACAAAGACTTATTCTTTGGATTTAATCTAATGGACGGAGTTTATATTGCAGAACCGGAAAAAGCCTTTTTAGATATGTTGTACCTCGTTGCTTTAGGCAAAAGAAAAACTAATTACAACGAATGGTGTATAAACTCTCTAAACCACAATAAA
This sequence is a window from Patescibacteria group bacterium. Protein-coding genes within it:
- the rpsB gene encoding 30S ribosomal protein S2, with the translated sequence MEKKIKVKSEKLEIKSSAKKSTVVKKPKLSIPTPEEMLEAGVHFGHQVRRWHPSMALYIFGKKSNIHIMDLFITEQKLQEACEFLYQTAKEGKPILFVGTKRQAQDIIKDAAGKSGAFCMSNRWIGGTLTNFSEIKKNIVRLKDLIRQRKEGAFSHYTKKEQLLLDREIKKLEFMVGGIFDMKEVPAAVFIVDVKKEKTAYREAVRTGVKIVSLSDTNNDISNVDYPIPGNDDAINAISLIVKTVASAVELGYNENVKTQKNSNLTKESLRQLAGKLLR
- a CDS encoding nucleotidyl transferase AbiEii/AbiGii toxin family protein, with the translated sequence MYIMLTQEQSQRFAIEEQTSTDNILKEHYQIYILDILFSAPFSSSLAFKGGTALKLVYNSFRFSEDLDFSIINTIDFAKFKKTIQKIPNIIPESKINEVYEKKYTLFAKLTFNIDFKPIPIGVKVEINKGKKEFEYTPSLIRSRFNNLEVIGNTYTLKQILKDKKLTLKERREPRDLFDTWYISQKLGVAYNVSKEIKYTRKELMDKLNPYLPKKQRNVLNLFEK